The Kribbella shirazensis genomic interval CGGTCAGGTCCATGCACTTGGACTTCACCAGGCCGGGGATCTGCGGTGTGTCGGGCGGGATGTTCAGGATGTCCGGCAGGTCGCCGCCCGCGATCCGGGTGGCGAACTTGTCCTTGTACTCGTCGTTCGACGCCATGCTGATCTGCAGCTCGGAGCCGAGCCGCTTGTTCAGCTCCTGCCAGAACTGGTTCTTGTCGGCGGCGGGCGGGATGGCACCGGGGATGTTCGTCATGAACGTGATCGGCTTGCCGTCACCAGGAGCCTCGGCAATCGCCTTCACCGGATTCGCCGGGTACTTCAGGAACCCGTCCAGCACCACGTCGGTGCCGGGCAGGTCCGGCGTGATCTCGCCGTACTTCGTGTACGTCGGCAGCTTCACGGCCGCGTTCGCCGCGGCGGTGTTCTTCTTGTCGGACGCGCACCCCGCCAGCAGCGGCGTACCCGTGACCGCGACAGCGGCGGCGGCCAGACCACCGCCGAGGAAAGTTCTTCTGCTGACCGGCATGAGGCCTCACTTCCATCGGAGGGCCACACCATGACATAGTACGTCCTATGTCTTCAAGAGTCGGCGCGCTGGAAATCTCGGCGCCAGTCTTCGATCCGGCGGGAAGCGGCTACCACACGTTCCGGATTCCGTCCGTGCTGGCGCGTGGCGACCTGGTGCTCGCGTTCTGCGAGGGCCGGCTGCACGGGCCCGGTGACGCGGGCGAGATCGAGGTCGTACTGCGGCGCTCGCTCGACGGCGGCCGGACCTGGCTGCCGCTGCAGGTGGTGTCCGCGATGCCGGGCAAGACCTGTGGAAATCCGGTGCCGTTGGTCGACCCCGCGTCGGGTGACCTCGTGCTGGTGACGGTGGAGAACGGCGCGCACGCGGTCGAGATGTCGCTGGCCCGGGGCACCGATCCGGTCTCCGGCCGGCGTGTCTTCGTGCAGCGCTCGTCGGACGACGGTGCGACGTGGACCCCTACTGTGGAGATCACCCAGCAGGTGAAGCCGGGCGACTGGGGCTGGTACGCCACCGGTCCGTGCCACGGCATCACGACCAGCTCCGGGCGTCTCGTCGTACCGGCCAACCACTCGTTCGTGCCGTCCGAGCCCGTGGACGATCTGATCCGGCTGAACGGTGGGCACTGCATCTACAGCGACGACGGCGGGCACACGTGGTCGGTCGGCTTCGTGGACCGCAACGACGGCGCGGAGATCAACGCGAACGAGACCACCGTCGCCGAGCTGCCGGACGGGCGGCTGTACTTCAACGCCCGCAACCACCAGGGCACCGGACCGGCCCGCGTGCACGCGTGGTCGTCCGACGGCGGTCAGACCCTCGACGCGCCGTACGCCGGCATTCCCGAGATCACCGCACCCGGTATCCAGGGCAGTGTGCTCTGCCTGCCGGACGGGCGGTTGCTGTTGTCGACACCGGTGAACCCCACGTCACGCCGGGAACTGACCGTTTTCGTCAGTGCGGATTCCGGCGTGTCGTGGGAGCCGGCCCTGGTCGTGCACGAGGGCATGGCCGGGTACTCCGACCTCGTCCTCCTGCCGGACGGACCTGACTGGAGAGTCGGCATCTTCTACGAGGCCGGTGAGACCTCGTCCTTCGCGACCTTGCGCTTTGCCACATTCGCCCTTTGAGGTTGGGAGACCCCTTGACCGCATCCGCCCATCTGACCGGCGTCGTACCTCCGCTGGTCACACCGCTGACCCCCGAATACGACGTCGACACCGCATCGCTGGCCAGGCTCATCCAGCACCAGCTGTCCGGAGGTGTGGACGGCGTGTTCGTGCTCGGCACCTCCGGTGAGGGCACGTTCCTGACCGACGAGCAGCGACAGGTCGTGCTGGAAACCACTGTCGCCGAGGTGGCAGGACAGGTCCCGGTGCTGGCCGGTGTCATCGACACGTCGACCAACAGGGTCGCCGCACACGTCTCTGCCGCACTGAAGGCCGGCGTGGACGGATTGGTCGCCACAGCTCCGTTCTACGCGGCGACACATCCTGCTGAGATCGAGCGCCACTTCGTGCGGCTGAAGTCGTTCGCGGGCGACACCTCGCTGTACGCGTACGACATCCCCTCACGGGTCGGCACCAAGCTTCCCGCCGCTCTGATGACAGCTCTCGGCGAACAGGGTGTCATCGCCGGCGTCAAGGATTCGTCCGGGCAGGACGCGTCGCTGCGGGAGCTGGTCATCTCCCGCCGCGAGAAGCAGTTGGAGAACTTCGCGATCATGACCGGCTCCGAGGTGACGGTCGACTCCGCGCTGGCCTTCGGTGTCGACGGCGTCGTACCTGGTCTGGGGAACGTGGACCCGGCCGGGTACGTGCGGCTGTTCAAGGCTGCGGTGTCCGGTGACGTGGCCGCGGCGCGGGACGAGCAGGACCGGCTGTTCCGGCTCTTCGAGATCATCAACGCGCCGGACCGGTCGCGAATGGGGGCCAGCTCGGCCGCACTGGGTGCGTTCAAGGCCGGGTTGTTCCTGCTGGGCGTGATCGACTGCCCGCTGACGGCGTACCCCTGTATCCCGTTGAGCGACACGGAGATCGCCGCGATCCGGCCGCTCCTCGACCGCGCCGGACTACACTGAGCGGTCCTAGACAAGGAGGCCGGCAGTGACAACGGGTGGGCTCAGCCGGGCACGCGGTGCGGCAGGGAACCAGTCCTTCATCCGGGATGCGATGAAGTCGTACATCCTGGAGCGCGGGCTGAAGGCGGGTGATCCGCTGCCGAACGAGCAGGAGTTGATGGCACAGCTCGGCGTCGGGCGGCACCCGCTGCGCGAGGCGATGAAGGCGCTGCAGGCGGTCGGCATCATCGAGATCCGGCACGGGTACGGCACGTACGTCGGCGAGGTCAACCTGCAGTCCCTGGAGGACGGCCTCGCCTTCCGGATGTCCCAGTCGATGGCCGGCGACCTCCGGGACGTCCAGAACGTCCTGGAGGTCCGCCAGGCCATCGAGGTCGGCATGGCGGAGGAGGTCGTCGCGTACTTCAACGACCACGGGTACGACGACCTGGAGCCGATCGTCGAGCGGATGGAGGCGAAGGCCTCCGACGGCAAGTACTTCCCCGACGAGGACTGGGCCTTCCACCAGGCACTCTACGAGCCACTCGGCAACGCACTGGTGATCGACCTGCTGTCAGTCTTCTGGCGCACCTTCGCCCAGGTCGACGTCCGGCTCCCCGGCGCCCGCTACTCCCCGGCCGACGCCGCCGCCTGGCACCGAGACCTCCTGAACACCCTCACAACAGGCGACCCCGACGCCTACGCCCACTCCATGAAAAAACACTTCCACGGCATCCACACCCGCCTGGACGGATGAGCCCGACAGCTCGACAGTACGTATACGTCCACTGCTAGCTGGTGGCGTGGCCGCTGAGCGTGGGAGGGAGCGCTGAGGGGCGACACCTCCTGTTGAGCTGCCGCCTGTGGATGAACAACGGCAGCTGACGGAGCATTTGAGGCACCATGCCCGGATGGAATCGGTCGGTCAGATCCTGGAGCGCCGGGGCGGCTGGGCAACCGCCTCCGAGCTCGCGGGACTGGTCTCGCGGCATGCCGTCGCAAAGGCCCTCGCCGGCGGCGACATACAACGGATCGCGCTCGGGGTCTATGCGCTGCCCGGTCTCCCGGCCGACACCGTGGCGGTCCTCGCCTACGACGGTGTTCTCTCGCACGTGAGCGCGGCAGCGGCGTCGGGCCTGCCTTTGCTGGTAGCGCCCGAGAAGCCTCATCTGATCCTGCCGCCGCACCGCCGCCCACGACCTGGTCCACCGGCTGTGCTGCATTGGGCCAACGTCAGTTCGTCAGAGCGCGAGGGCCGAATCACCTCTCTGTCCCGCACCGTCGCCGACTGTTGTCGCATCCTTCCTTTCGCTGAGGCGCTTGCTGTCGCAGATGCCGCCCTCGCCACCCGACACCTGCTTCCGGCGGAGTTGCTGTCCGAGGTCTCGGCGATGCGCGGCGCCGGCTGCCCGAACGCTCGCCGGGTCGCGGCCGCGGCGACGCCGCTGGCCGCCAGCTTCTTGGAGTCGATGCTCCGGGCGCTCCTGATCAGTGCGGGCATCGCCGGCTTCGAACCGCAGGTACTGGTGTCGCACGACGGATTCCATGCCCGCGTGGACCTCGGCCATCGACGTGCCAGGTTGGCGCTGGAGGCCGAGGGCTTCGAGTTCCACGGATCCCGACGGGACTTCGCAGCCGACTGCTACCGGTACGACGAGCTGAACACAGCCGGCTGGTTGGTGCTCCGATTCACCTACGAGCAGATCATCGGCGATCCGGACTGGGTTGTTGCCACCGTCCGCGCGGCCCTGGCTCAGCGCCTCGGCGCGTGATGTCCGGCAGCTCGACAGTACGTATACGTCCACTGCGCCGAACCGCTCGGTCGGCCGAGCGTGGAGGCCGGCCGCCGAGCGGACATGTCCTGTCGAGCTGCAGATGTGCGGCTCAGGCGAACAGGTTCTCGGCGTCGACGATGGTGTAGGCGTAGCCCTGTTCGGCGAGGAAGCGTTGGCGGTGGGCGGCGAACTCGGCGTCGATGGTGTCGCGGGCGACGATCGAGTAGAAGCGGGCCGTGCGGCCGTCGCCCTTGGGGCGGAGGACACGACCCAGGCGCTGCGCCTCCTCCTGGCGGGAGCCGAAGGTGCCGGAGACCTGGATGGCGACCGACGCCTCGGGGAGGTCGATGGAGAAGTTCGCGACCTTGCTGACCACCAGCCGGGTGATCTCGCCCTGGCGGAAGGCCTCGAACAGCCGCTGACGTTCGCGGACCGTGGTCTCGCCCTTGATCACCGGGCATTCCAGTCGCTCGCCGAGTTCGTCCAACTGGTCGATGTACTGACCGATGACGAGCAGCGGTTCACCGGCGTGATGCTCGGCGATCCGCCGGACCAGCTTCGACTTCGCCGGGGTGGACGCGGCCAGGCGGTAGCGGTCCTCCGGCTCGGCGGTCGCGTACACGAACCGCTCGGTCTGCTCGAGGTCCACCCGCACCTCGACGCAGTCCGCCGGCGCGATCCAGCCCTGCGCCTCGATGTCCTTCCACGGCGCGTCGTACCGCTTCGGGCCGATCAGCGAGAACACGTCGCCCTCCCGGCCGTCCTCGCGGACCAGGGTCGCGGTCAGGCCGAGCCGCCGGCGCGTCTGCAGGTCCGCGGTCATCCGGAAGATCGGCGCGGGCAGCAGGTGCACCTCGTCGTACACGATCAGGCCCCAGTCGCGCGCGTCGAACAGCTCCAGGTGCGAGTACACGCCCTTCCGGCGCGTCGTCATCACCTGGTACGTCGCGATCGTGACCGGGCGGATCTCCTTGCGCGCACCGGAGTACTCGCCGATCTCGTCCTCGGTCAGGCTGGTCCGGCGGAGCAGCTCGTCCTTCCACTGCCGCGCGGACACCGTGTTGGTGACCAGGATCAGCGTGGTCGCGGACGCCTGTGCCATCGCGGCCGCGCCGACGATCGTCTTGCCGGCGCCACAGGGCAGTACGACGACACCGGAGCCGCCGTGCCAGAACGAGTCGGTCGCCTGCTCCTGGTACGGGCGCAGGTCCCAGCCGTCCTTCACCAGGTCGATCTGGTGTGCCTCGCCGTCGACGTACCCGGCCAGGTCCTCCGCGGGCCAGCCCAGCTTCAGCAGGGTCTGTTTGAGGTGACCTCGCTCCGACGGGTGCACCAGGACGGTGTCGTCGTCGAGGCGGGCGCCCAGCATGGGCTTCACCTTGTTGCTGCGCAGCACCTCTTCCAGCACCGGGCGGTCGGTCGTCACCAGCACCAGCCCGTGCTGCGGGTGCTTCTCGAGCCGCAGACGCCCGTACCGGTCGAGTGTCTCGGCGATGTCGACCAGCAGCGAGTGGGGGACCGGGTAGCGGCTGTAGCGCAGCAGCACGTCGATCACCTGCTCGGCGTCGTGCCCCGCGGCGCGCGCGTTCCACAGCCCCAGCGGCGTCAGCCGATAGGTGTGCACATGCTCCGGCGCCCGCTCCAGCTCCGCGAACGGCGCAATCGCCTTCCGGCAGTCGTTGGCATCCGCATGCGCGGTCTCCAGCAACAAGGTCTTGTCCGACTGCACAATCAGTGGACCGTCCGTCACCCGCAGCTCCTCTACCTAGCCCCGACCTTCCATTGTGCCTCAGCGATCAATCAACAGCCCGGGCGGCGGAGATGCGGTGGAGGGCGTAGGTGCGGGGGGTTTCGGTGGTGTCGTCGTAGGCGGTGAGCCAGCCGTCGGCTACTCGGGCCGGTTCGACGATGCGTTCGGTGGCGTGGCCGTTGTGGTCGACGTACGAGATCCAGGTGCGGGTGTGGGCCTCGGCGGCGTTGGTGAGGACGGCGATGGTTTCGGCAGGGGCGGCCGGTGCGACGAGGCCGTCGTCGCCGGGGCGTTCGGCGGCGATGCGGTCGCCGGTGCGGACCTTCTCGATCACTGCCTTCACCTGCTCGTCGGTCAGGTCGAACGCGCTCTCGTTGAAGTCCCGGCCGGTACGACGCCGCGGCGCCTCCCCCCGCCGTGGTGCACCCGTGACGTGCAGCGCACCGTCGAACGTCTCCGCCAGCGGCGCCAGCCCGGCGTCCCGCAACCTGCTCAGCACCATGTCCGGCGGTGACGGCGACACCACGACCGTCGGCGCCAGCCGGCGGAAGCGCACACCGGGCAGGTTCGAGTTGAGCAGCTGTGTCAGCACGTCCTCGTCGTCACAGCGCAGGTACGTCGAGGCGGTCCCGAGCCGCAGTACGCCGTGCCGTCGTGCCACGTCGTCGATGAGGTACGCCAGCGGTTGCGGGACCGGAGTACGCGAGTGCTCCGCGAGCCACGCGTGCAACTGCTCCGCAGTACGCCCGAGGTCGAAAGCGCGCCGTACCGAGCTCTCACTGAACCGGTAGACGCCGGCTCCGCCGTCCGACTCCACGTCAGCCATCGCCGACAGCTCGTCCTGCACGGTTCGCACCAACGGACCAGGAGCGACCGCAGTCAGGTCCGCCTGCAACAGCACCTCCGACACCGGCGCCGGCATCAGCGGGCTGATCGCCTCGGCCAACTCCTCCGCAGTCGGCTCAGAACCGAGCAGAGGCTGCGCATGTGCCGCCAGCGCACCCAGACCGGTAAGCCCGAGCAGTGCGGCCTCGGAAACGCTCCACTCGACCAGGTCGTCGCGGAACTGCCCGCCACGACGAGGGCGATGCCACGCCACCCATGTCACCACAGTCTCCGGAGCCGGCGCATTACCCGCACCGGCCTCGGCCAGGGCCTGCAGGGCCAGTACACGGATCTCTGGTGCCAGCAATCGCTCCAGGTCAGGAGACAACGCGTTGATGAGCCGCTCGCGTGCGGTCGCAGTACTACCCGTGCTGTCCCGACGCCCGATCAGCCCGATAGCCCTGAGACCTGTGAACCAGGCGATGACGAGCTGGGCCCACCGGTGCGCCAGGTCCAGCTCCAGCCAGTCGTCGTAGGCACTAGTAGGTAGCCACAGCTCGCTCGTACCGACTTCTACCGCGGCAACGAGCCCAGCGGCGTAGGCCATCTCCAGCACCGCTGCAGCGGTCTGCTCCTCCGCACCGATCCTCCCGGCGAGGCTGCGCAGCTCACGGACGCCGATGCCACCAGTACGCAGTACCGGAGGCGGCTCGGTTCCCAACTGCTCCAGGGCCCGGTCGACCAGCCGCACGAGATCCAGCGCCGCACCAGCCGCGGCCCGGTCGGCGATCGCGGCCGACACCTTCTTCCCGTCCAGCGGCGGCGGCACCGGACGAGTCGACGCCAGCACGCGCCCACCGCGCAGGTGCAGTCCGATCTGCCGCGGCAGCACGACGGTGTTCGCGTCCTTGGGTACGACGAGACCGCGCGCCAGCAACCGCTCCACCGGCGTCCGCGCCGACGCGATCGTCACCGGCCGGTCGGCCTTCTCGACCGATCCGGTCGGTGGACCCCACGTCAACTTGTCGAGCACGGCACGCGCGTCCTGCCCGGCTTCCTCAATCAGCTTGTCGAGATCGCCGAAGTGCCGCGTGGTGATCGGACCCAGCCCGGCCGGTGTCGGTCCGAGCAACTCATGGACCGCGCGGATCGGCCGCAGGTCGTCCTCGGTGCCCCACACCAGAGCGAGGTCCAGTAGCTCGGTCACGCGCGGCCGGACCACCTCCTCCGGTTGGCCGACACCTCGCGCCAACGCCTGCAGATCGACAGGCTCCGGCAGCGCGGACAGTGACTCCAGCAGGTCCACACCGAACTCGTCCAGCCGGTTGATGGCCCGCGCCGCCGACGCGTTGCTGGTCGCCCGGGCTGCGAGCTGACCGGTGTCGGCGGGAATCGGCAACGCCAGGTCGGGACGCCGTCGCAGCAGCTCACCGAGCGCGGCGTCACCCCAGCTCCGCAACGCCTCAGCGAGCGTACGGGGGCGGGTGGGCTCGGTCGTGCTCATCCCTCCAACGGTACGGGATCCGCCCCGAGGTCGGTCAGGATCTGCGCCACGGTCTCGTCCAGTGCGCGGTCCGGGCCGATCACGGTTTGCTTGATGCCGGGCAGTACGTCGTGCTCGCGGTACCAGTCCTGCATGAGGTCGGGGCCGAACTCGTCCCGGTTGTCCCGCGTCCCATGCCGTACGACGGTCTCCGCGAACGGGATGTCGAAGTAGTAGTGCAGCGTCGTCCCGCGGTGGTCGGAGGTGAGACGCCGGAGCATGTCGCCGTACCGGCCGGCGTCCAGGATCCCCTCCAGCACCACGTCGTACCCGTGGTCCAGGGCGTAGCGGACGTTGGTGTCGATCAGGCCGATGTTCACACCGCCGGGGACGTCGCGCTCGCGGAGCAGGATGCGGCGGAGGTAGTCCTGCTCGACCCAGGCCGTGCCGCGGCCGAGGCGTTCGCGCAGTGTGCGGGCAGTGGTCGACTTGCCGGAGCCCGAGTTGCCTCGCAGTACGACGAGGCGGGTGCTCGGACTCCCGGTCACTCGGCTGCTCCAGCGCTGCCGATCCGGCGGAAGCCGACCCGTTCGTAGACCGCTGCCACGGCTGCCGTCTCAGCGGAGAGCAGCACCAGATCCACCTCGTTGTCCAGCGCATGCTGGACGAGCGCCGAGGTCACTGCGGCGCCCAGACCGCGTCGGCGCATGGACGGCAGCGTGCCGACGCCGACGATCTCTGTCGCGGAGTCGACCGGCTGATGCGTTCCAGTGGCCACCATCCCGTCGTCTGTGAAGGCGCCAGCGCTGACCGCCACGCCACGGTGTACCCGGTCCTGGAGTGCTGTCACCACGTCGGCAGACATCTCAGCAGCTGCTGCGTCCCGTTCTGCCGGTCCAGCCTTGCCGACTGCCGTACCGGGCTCACCGAACGCCAACCCGGCGACGGCACGAGACTGCCGGACCACCTCCTCGTCGGCGGACAGGATCTCGCAGCGGGCATCAGCCACGACAGGGCGGAAGTCAGCGCGCTCCAGCACCAGCAACGGGTGCTCGACGACCGTCAGACCGGCTGCGACCGCAGCGGGTCCTAGCGAGGGACAGGTCTCCACGACCCATTCGAAGCTCAGCGGGATCTCCAGCTCGGCGCACCGCGCCCTTACGAGCTCGATGTCACTCGCCTCGATCGTTACCCCCGACCCGGGCACCGGGCGCGCGTAGTACGGCCAGACCGTCGTACTGCGGAACAACGTGAACGGACCGACCTCTTCGGCGACTGCCCCGGACAGCGGGACCTTGTGCAGGTAGTCGTCAACTCTGGTGATCATCGCGACGCAGTGAATCACCCGGACCGGCCATGCGCCACCGAAATGTCGAAGCGAGCCGCTCGGCTCCGACGTCCCGCCTGCCATCATCGGAGACAGAGGAGTGTCAGATGGAGAAAGTGACGTCAGCAGACGGTACGACGATCGCGTACGACCGGCTCGGGAGCGGGCAGCCGCTGATCCTGGTCGGGGGAGCGCTGTGCGACCGGCACGCGCTGCGGCCTCTGGCCGACGAGCTCGCGAGCGACTTCGACGTGGTCACGTACGACCGCCGCGGACGCGGTGACTCCGGGGACACCGCGCCGTACGCCGTCCAGCGCGAGGTGGAGGACCTGGCCGCGCTGCTGAGCGCCCTCGGCGGTACGGCGGCACTCTACGGGCACTCGTCCGGCGCGGGACTCGCCGCGATCGCCGCGAGCACAGGGCTGCCGTTCACCCGGGTCGTGCTGCACGAGCCGCCGTACGGGCCGGACGACGCGGAGACCTCGGACGACGGCGAGCAGGTGCTCGAACTGAGCCGGGAGGGCCGGAACCAGGAAGCGGTCGAACTGTTCCTGATGATGGCCGGTGTGCCCCAGCCGGAAGCAGTGGAGGTGGCTGCTGCTCCGGGCGTGGCCGAACTGGCCCCGACGCTGGCCTACGAATTCGCCGTCATGGGGCACGGCATCGACCGAGGCAGCACGCCGGTCGCGCTGCTGCGAGCGATCAAGCAGGACACTCTCGTCGTTGCCGGTACCGCCTCAGCGCCGTTCATGGTCGACGCGGCGCACCGCATCGTCGCGATCCTTCCGGCTGCGCGCTACGCCGAGCTCCCCGACCAGCGCCACGTCGTACCGCCGGAGCTGCTCGCCCCGGTGATCACGGCCTTCCTGGGAGGGAGCAGCCTCAGGCGATGATCTCGATCGACACCTTGTCCGGGTAGAACGCGACGTGCTCGCGGATGTCCGCGACCGCGTCGTACGGCTCCTCGTAGGTCCAGACCGCGTTCACGTGGTCGGGGAGGAGCGTGTAGTAGGACGCGTCGCCCTTGTACGGGCAGTAGGTCTGGTGGTCGGTGCGCTCGAGTTGCGTGAAGTCGACGTCCTTGCGCGGGATGTACTGCACCGCGGGGTAGTTCGCTTCCTGCAGCGACAGCGCGTCCCGGGTGTCCGCGACGACCCGGTCACCGACCTTCACGACCACGCGATCCGGGTTCTTCCCCACGGTGATCGGATGGTCCGGCCCAGGAATCTTCACAGTCTTCTCCGCCATGACCACTGACAACCAGGAGCGGCTCGGACGCATTCCCGCATCAGTCGAGCAAGAACGTTCCGCCGGCCGCTTCGGCGACCTCCGGGCCGAGGGCGCGCGCGGGCGTGTAGGCGCCGGCGCGGCCCTCACCGCGAGCCAGTCGTACGGCGATCTCCGCGGCGGAGCTCGTGGTGAACCCCATCGCGTCACCGGTGCGCAGCCAGCCCTCCCGCGTCGTACCGTCCGCCCAGGTCACGACGGCATGCCCCCAGGTGTGCTCGCGCGGTCTCGGCGCCGCCTTCAGTTCGGTCACCGCCAGCCGCCGTACGGCGAACCGCTGCAGCGCCGGGATCTTCAGCAACGCACCGGCGACGGGCAGCACCGCGCGCACCAGCGGCGCCGTGGGAATCAAGGCAGACGTCCCGACAACGCTCGGTGCACCGCTGGCCAGCTGTGCTGCCAGGAGTTCGCCGGTCGCAGCACCCGCGGACTTCACCGTCTGACCGTCCGGCAGTGCGTGCTCGCGGGGATCCGCGGCCAGCCGGGTCCGCACCAGTTGACCGTCCTCGTAGCGCAGACCGCCGGTGGTCAGGCCGGAGACGATCGACTGCGCCAGCGCCTCACCGATCGCTCCGCCGTCGTGGCCCACCGACGGCAGCGCGTCGATCCGCACCGCACTCGGCGTTGGCCGGTCCTGGCACAGCCGCGCGACGACCGCCTCCGTCCCCAGGACACCGAAGCCCGCGCCGGTGACGAACGTGCTGCCGGCCGCGGCCGCCTCCTCGTGCAGGGCGAGCAGTTGCGGCATGGCGACGAGATCGTTGGCCAGGTCAACATAGTGCCCGCCGGGCAGGCAGGCCCGCGCGATCGGGAC includes:
- a CDS encoding sialidase family protein, with the protein product MSSRVGALEISAPVFDPAGSGYHTFRIPSVLARGDLVLAFCEGRLHGPGDAGEIEVVLRRSLDGGRTWLPLQVVSAMPGKTCGNPVPLVDPASGDLVLVTVENGAHAVEMSLARGTDPVSGRRVFVQRSSDDGATWTPTVEITQQVKPGDWGWYATGPCHGITTSSGRLVVPANHSFVPSEPVDDLIRLNGGHCIYSDDGGHTWSVGFVDRNDGAEINANETTVAELPDGRLYFNARNHQGTGPARVHAWSSDGGQTLDAPYAGIPEITAPGIQGSVLCLPDGRLLLSTPVNPTSRRELTVFVSADSGVSWEPALVVHEGMAGYSDLVLLPDGPDWRVGIFYEAGETSSFATLRFATFAL
- a CDS encoding dihydrodipicolinate synthase family protein; this translates as MTASAHLTGVVPPLVTPLTPEYDVDTASLARLIQHQLSGGVDGVFVLGTSGEGTFLTDEQRQVVLETTVAEVAGQVPVLAGVIDTSTNRVAAHVSAALKAGVDGLVATAPFYAATHPAEIERHFVRLKSFAGDTSLYAYDIPSRVGTKLPAALMTALGEQGVIAGVKDSSGQDASLRELVISRREKQLENFAIMTGSEVTVDSALAFGVDGVVPGLGNVDPAGYVRLFKAAVSGDVAAARDEQDRLFRLFEIINAPDRSRMGASSAALGAFKAGLFLLGVIDCPLTAYPCIPLSDTEIAAIRPLLDRAGLH
- a CDS encoding FadR/GntR family transcriptional regulator; this translates as MTTGGLSRARGAAGNQSFIRDAMKSYILERGLKAGDPLPNEQELMAQLGVGRHPLREAMKALQAVGIIEIRHGYGTYVGEVNLQSLEDGLAFRMSQSMAGDLRDVQNVLEVRQAIEVGMAEEVVAYFNDHGYDDLEPIVERMEAKASDGKYFPDEDWAFHQALYEPLGNALVIDLLSVFWRTFAQVDVRLPGARYSPADAAAWHRDLLNTLTTGDPDAYAHSMKKHFHGIHTRLDG
- a CDS encoding DUF559 domain-containing protein, producing the protein MESVGQILERRGGWATASELAGLVSRHAVAKALAGGDIQRIALGVYALPGLPADTVAVLAYDGVLSHVSAAAASGLPLLVAPEKPHLILPPHRRPRPGPPAVLHWANVSSSEREGRITSLSRTVADCCRILPFAEALAVADAALATRHLLPAELLSEVSAMRGAGCPNARRVAAAATPLAASFLESMLRALLISAGIAGFEPQVLVSHDGFHARVDLGHRRARLALEAEGFEFHGSRRDFAADCYRYDELNTAGWLVLRFTYEQIIGDPDWVVATVRAALAQRLGA
- a CDS encoding DNA repair helicase XPB; this translates as MTDGPLIVQSDKTLLLETAHADANDCRKAIAPFAELERAPEHVHTYRLTPLGLWNARAAGHDAEQVIDVLLRYSRYPVPHSLLVDIAETLDRYGRLRLEKHPQHGLVLVTTDRPVLEEVLRSNKVKPMLGARLDDDTVLVHPSERGHLKQTLLKLGWPAEDLAGYVDGEAHQIDLVKDGWDLRPYQEQATDSFWHGGSGVVVLPCGAGKTIVGAAAMAQASATTLILVTNTVSARQWKDELLRRTSLTEDEIGEYSGARKEIRPVTIATYQVMTTRRKGVYSHLELFDARDWGLIVYDEVHLLPAPIFRMTADLQTRRRLGLTATLVREDGREGDVFSLIGPKRYDAPWKDIEAQGWIAPADCVEVRVDLEQTERFVYATAEPEDRYRLAASTPAKSKLVRRIAEHHAGEPLLVIGQYIDQLDELGERLECPVIKGETTVRERQRLFEAFRQGEITRLVVSKVANFSIDLPEASVAIQVSGTFGSRQEEAQRLGRVLRPKGDGRTARFYSIVARDTIDAEFAAHRQRFLAEQGYAYTIVDAENLFA
- a CDS encoding helicase-associated domain-containing protein; the encoded protein is MSTTEPTRPRTLAEALRSWGDAALGELLRRRPDLALPIPADTGQLAARATSNASAARAINRLDEFGVDLLESLSALPEPVDLQALARGVGQPEEVVRPRVTELLDLALVWGTEDDLRPIRAVHELLGPTPAGLGPITTRHFGDLDKLIEEAGQDARAVLDKLTWGPPTGSVEKADRPVTIASARTPVERLLARGLVVPKDANTVVLPRQIGLHLRGGRVLASTRPVPPPLDGKKVSAAIADRAAAGAALDLVRLVDRALEQLGTEPPPVLRTGGIGVRELRSLAGRIGAEEQTAAAVLEMAYAAGLVAAVEVGTSELWLPTSAYDDWLELDLAHRWAQLVIAWFTGLRAIGLIGRRDSTGSTATARERLINALSPDLERLLAPEIRVLALQALAEAGAGNAPAPETVVTWVAWHRPRRGGQFRDDLVEWSVSEAALLGLTGLGALAAHAQPLLGSEPTAEELAEAISPLMPAPVSEVLLQADLTAVAPGPLVRTVQDELSAMADVESDGGAGVYRFSESSVRRAFDLGRTAEQLHAWLAEHSRTPVPQPLAYLIDDVARRHGVLRLGTASTYLRCDDEDVLTQLLNSNLPGVRFRRLAPTVVVSPSPPDMVLSRLRDAGLAPLAETFDGALHVTGAPRRGEAPRRRTGRDFNESAFDLTDEQVKAVIEKVRTGDRIAAERPGDDGLVAPAAPAETIAVLTNAAEAHTRTWISYVDHNGHATERIVEPARVADGWLTAYDDTTETPRTYALHRISAARAVD
- a CDS encoding kinase, whose amino-acid sequence is MTGSPSTRLVVLRGNSGSGKSTTARTLRERLGRGTAWVEQDYLRRILLRERDVPGGVNIGLIDTNVRYALDHGYDVVLEGILDAGRYGDMLRRLTSDHRGTTLHYYFDIPFAETVVRHGTRDNRDEFGPDLMQDWYREHDVLPGIKQTVIGPDRALDETVAQILTDLGADPVPLEG
- a CDS encoding GNAT family N-acetyltransferase; its protein translation is MITRVDDYLHKVPLSGAVAEEVGPFTLFRSTTVWPYYARPVPGSGVTIEASDIELVRARCAELEIPLSFEWVVETCPSLGPAAVAAGLTVVEHPLLVLERADFRPVVADARCEILSADEEVVRQSRAVAGLAFGEPGTAVGKAGPAERDAAAAEMSADVVTALQDRVHRGVAVSAGAFTDDGMVATGTHQPVDSATEIVGVGTLPSMRRRGLGAAVTSALVQHALDNEVDLVLLSAETAAVAAVYERVGFRRIGSAGAAE
- a CDS encoding alpha/beta fold hydrolase, yielding MEKVTSADGTTIAYDRLGSGQPLILVGGALCDRHALRPLADELASDFDVVTYDRRGRGDSGDTAPYAVQREVEDLAALLSALGGTAALYGHSSGAGLAAIAASTGLPFTRVVLHEPPYGPDDAETSDDGEQVLELSREGRNQEAVELFLMMAGVPQPEAVEVAAAPGVAELAPTLAYEFAVMGHGIDRGSTPVALLRAIKQDTLVVAGTASAPFMVDAAHRIVAILPAARYAELPDQRHVVPPELLAPVITAFLGGSSLRR
- a CDS encoding DUF427 domain-containing protein → MAEKTVKIPGPDHPITVGKNPDRVVVKVGDRVVADTRDALSLQEANYPAVQYIPRKDVDFTQLERTDHQTYCPYKGDASYYTLLPDHVNAVWTYEEPYDAVADIREHVAFYPDKVSIEIIA